A window from Mycobacterium botniense encodes these proteins:
- a CDS encoding ROK family protein — MRTTVRSTTLTSASDSRKGRLRQHVVAPSLHLSDSAAAAVFRAVRLRGPVGRDVIAGVTSLSIATVNRQVIALLHAGLLRERADLAVSGAIGRPRVPVEVNHEPFLTLGLHIGARTTSIVATDLFGRTLDVVETPTPRSAQGTALASLAEGARRYLSRWHRRRPLWVGVAIGGAVDGASGQVDHARLGWRQAPVGSVLAEALELPVSVASHVHAMAGAELLLGMRRFTPNATTSSLYVYARETVGYALVIGGRVHSPASGPGTIATLPAVSELLGGSGQLESTVSDEAVLAAARRLRILPTARGSVTELVRAARKGDQQARELLAERARVLGEAVALLRDLLNPDDLVVGGQAFTEYPEAMAQVEAAFNARSVLPPRDIRVTMFGNRVQEAGAGIVSLSRLYADPVGAMRRAGALGSPLRVAGDAAPESSV; from the coding sequence ATAAGGACAACCGTGCGCTCGACCACTCTCACCAGTGCTTCCGATAGCCGCAAAGGCCGTTTACGCCAGCACGTGGTGGCACCCTCCCTGCACCTGTCAGACTCCGCTGCCGCCGCGGTTTTCCGGGCTGTGCGGCTGCGCGGTCCGGTCGGCCGTGATGTCATCGCCGGTGTCACATCGCTGAGCATCGCAACGGTCAACCGCCAAGTCATCGCTTTGCTGCACGCGGGTCTGCTGCGTGAGCGCGCCGACCTCGCCGTTTCCGGTGCGATCGGGCGTCCACGGGTACCCGTCGAGGTCAACCACGAGCCGTTTCTGACGCTGGGTCTGCATATCGGGGCGCGTACCACCAGCATCGTGGCCACCGACCTGTTCGGCCGCACACTCGATGTTGTCGAGACCCCGACACCGCGCAGTGCACAAGGGACCGCGCTCGCGTCGCTGGCCGAAGGCGCCCGCCGTTACCTCAGCCGGTGGCACCGGCGCCGCCCGTTGTGGGTCGGCGTGGCCATCGGCGGGGCGGTGGACGGCGCCAGCGGGCAGGTCGACCATGCGCGTCTGGGTTGGCGGCAGGCGCCGGTGGGTTCGGTGCTGGCCGAGGCGCTGGAGCTCCCGGTGTCGGTGGCGTCGCACGTGCATGCCATGGCCGGGGCCGAATTGTTGCTCGGGATGCGACGGTTCACACCGAACGCGACGACCAGCAGCCTGTATGTCTACGCCCGGGAGACCGTCGGCTATGCGCTGGTGATCGGCGGCCGGGTACACAGCCCGGCCAGCGGCCCGGGCACCATAGCCACTCTGCCGGCGGTCTCAGAGCTGCTGGGTGGCTCTGGGCAGCTGGAATCGACGGTCAGCGACGAAGCCGTGCTGGCAGCAGCGCGCAGGCTGCGTATCTTGCCGACCGCGCGCGGGTCCGTCACCGAGCTGGTGCGGGCCGCCCGCAAGGGTGATCAGCAGGCGAGAGAACTGCTGGCTGAGCGGGCCCGGGTACTCGGCGAGGCCGTCGCACTGCTGCGTGACCTGCTCAATCCCGACGATCTGGTGGTGGGCGGCCAGGCGTTCACCGAATACCCGGAGGCGATGGCACAGGTGGAAGCGGCGTTTAACGCGCGCTCGGTGTTGCCGCCGCGCGACATTCGGGTCACCATGTTCGGCAACCGGGTGCAGGAAGCGGGCGCGGGCATCGTCTCGCTGAGCAGACTCTACGCCGACCCGGTAGGTGCGATGCGGCGCGCCGGGGCGCTGGGGTCCCCGCTGCGGGTCGCCGGGGACGCGGCGCCGGAGTCGTCGGTTTGA
- a CDS encoding SDR family NAD(P)-dependent oxidoreductase → MTSDSQKRVAVVTGASAGIGEATAKTLAAQGFHVVAVARRAERVTAVADEIGGTAVVADVTDESAVDALARQLHRVDVLVNNAGGAKGLEPVAEADVEHWRWMWETNVLGTLRVTRALLPKLIASGDGLIVTVTSIAAFEIYDGGSGYTAAKHAQSALHRTLRGELLGKPVRLTEIAPGMVHTEFSLVRFDGDRQRADAVYAGMTPLTATDIAEVIGFVATRPPHVNVDQIVIRPRDQATATRRVTRPAGR, encoded by the coding sequence ATGACATCCGATTCGCAAAAACGCGTTGCCGTGGTCACCGGCGCCAGTGCAGGCATCGGCGAGGCAACCGCGAAAACCCTTGCTGCCCAAGGTTTTCACGTTGTGGCTGTGGCGCGGCGGGCGGAACGCGTCACCGCGGTGGCCGACGAGATCGGCGGAACCGCAGTGGTGGCCGACGTCACCGACGAGAGCGCGGTGGACGCGCTGGCCCGCCAACTGCATCGGGTCGACGTGCTGGTCAACAACGCCGGAGGCGCCAAGGGACTGGAACCGGTCGCCGAGGCCGATGTTGAGCATTGGCGCTGGATGTGGGAGACCAACGTGCTGGGCACCTTACGGGTGACCCGGGCGCTACTGCCCAAGCTGATCGCCTCCGGTGATGGGCTGATCGTCACGGTCACCTCGATCGCGGCGTTCGAGATCTACGACGGGGGATCCGGTTACACCGCGGCCAAGCACGCTCAAAGCGCGCTGCACCGCACGCTGCGTGGCGAATTGCTGGGAAAGCCCGTGCGGCTCACCGAGATCGCACCCGGTATGGTCCACACCGAGTTCTCCCTGGTCCGCTTTGACGGCGATCGCCAGCGGGCCGACGCAGTGTATGCGGGGATGACTCCGTTGACGGCCACCGATATCGCCGAGGTGATCGGGTTCGTGGCCACCCGCCCGCCGCACGTGAACGTGGACCAGATCGTGATCCGGCCGCGTGACCAAGCCACCGCGACCCGCAGAGTCACCCGCCCGGCCGGGCGTTAG
- the mshA gene encoding D-inositol-3-phosphate glycosyltransferase → MTGVSHTDVSRRAVFRGEVSGVGGLRRVAVLSVHTSPLAQPGIGDAGGMNVYVLQTALHLARRGIEVEIFTRATSSADPPITRVAPGVLVRNVVAGPFEGLDKYDLPTQLCAFAAGVLRAEAAHEPGYYDIVHSHYWLSGQVGWLARDRWAVPLVHTSHTLAAVKNAALADGDTPEPPLRTVGEQQVVDEADRLIVNTHDEAGQLVSIHGADPARIDVAHPGVDLEVFHPGDRRAARAALGLPLDEPVVAFVGRIQPLKAPDIVLRAVAKLPRARIVVAGGPSGSGLAAPDGLVRLAGELGITARVTFLPPQSREDLATLFQAADLVAVPSYSESFGLVAVEAQACGTPVVAAAVGGLPVAVRDGVSGMLVSGHDVDQWAQAIDKVLRLGSGPRAWAMSRSAAAHAATFSWENTVDALLASYRRALADFSTARRRVRDLATARITRRWTPRREVRL, encoded by the coding sequence ATGACGGGTGTGTCGCACACTGACGTCTCCCGGCGCGCGGTGTTCCGGGGTGAGGTGTCCGGCGTGGGTGGGCTGCGCCGGGTGGCGGTGTTGTCCGTGCACACCTCACCGCTGGCCCAGCCCGGTATCGGCGACGCCGGCGGCATGAATGTGTATGTGCTGCAAACCGCGCTGCACCTGGCTCGGCGGGGTATCGAGGTGGAGATTTTCACTCGGGCTACCTCGTCCGCCGACCCGCCGATAACCCGGGTGGCGCCCGGCGTGCTGGTCCGCAATGTCGTGGCCGGGCCGTTCGAAGGCCTGGACAAATACGATCTGCCCACCCAGCTGTGCGCGTTCGCGGCGGGCGTGCTGCGCGCCGAGGCCGCCCACGAACCCGGCTACTACGACATCGTGCACTCGCACTATTGGCTGTCCGGTCAGGTCGGCTGGCTGGCCCGCGACCGGTGGGCGGTACCGCTGGTGCATACCTCGCACACGCTGGCCGCGGTGAAAAACGCGGCGCTGGCCGACGGCGACACCCCCGAGCCGCCGCTGCGCACTGTCGGCGAACAGCAGGTCGTCGACGAAGCGGACCGGTTGATCGTCAACACCCACGACGAAGCCGGGCAGTTGGTGTCGATTCACGGCGCTGATCCAGCCAGGATCGACGTCGCCCACCCCGGGGTGGATCTGGAGGTGTTTCACCCCGGTGACCGCCGCGCCGCCCGGGCCGCGCTGGGCCTTCCGCTCGACGAACCCGTGGTGGCCTTCGTCGGCCGCATCCAGCCGCTGAAAGCGCCCGATATCGTGCTCCGCGCCGTCGCCAAACTGCCCCGGGCGCGCATCGTGGTCGCCGGCGGGCCGTCGGGCAGCGGCCTGGCCGCCCCCGATGGGCTGGTTCGGCTGGCCGGCGAACTGGGTATCACCGCCCGGGTGACCTTCCTCCCGCCGCAGTCCCGCGAAGATCTGGCGACCCTGTTCCAAGCCGCCGACCTGGTTGCGGTGCCAAGCTATTCGGAATCGTTCGGGCTGGTCGCCGTGGAGGCGCAAGCGTGCGGGACGCCGGTGGTGGCCGCTGCGGTGGGGGGGTTGCCGGTGGCGGTACGGGACGGGGTCAGCGGCATGCTGGTGTCCGGGCACGACGTCGATCAGTGGGCGCAGGCCATCGACAAGGTGCTGCGGCTCGGTTCTGGTCCGCGGGCGTGGGCCATGAGCCGGTCGGCCGCCGCGCACGCGGCGACCTTTTCCTGGGAGAACACGGTCGATGCGTTACTGGCCAGCTACCGCCGCGCCCTTGCGGACTTCAGCACCGCGCGGCGGCGGGTGCGCGACCTGGCAACGGCTCGCATAACCCGTCGCTGGACGCCGCGCCGGGAGGTGCGCCTATGA
- a CDS encoding Ig-like domain-containing protein translates to MIRSRCPVSLCVVNTASGPPPITRRRALSAVVLGLCAPNVVAACLGRSSKQAEKPKPPPGPTVIFRPADAAVGVVPTAPVSVEVRNGFFQKVSLTNPKGKVVAGVFNHDRTVYTITEPLGYDAAYTWSGSVIGHDGKALPVKGGFTTVTPTKLIDGGFQLADGQTVGVAAPIIIQFDAPIADKAAVERALTVTTDPPVEGSWAWLPDEAQGSRVHWRTREYYPAGTKVNVDARFYGVAFGDGAYGKQDMTLRFQVGRRQIVKAEVSSHRIQVIRDEGVIMDFPCSYGEADKPRNVTRNGIHVVTEKYADFYMSNPAAGYSNVHERWAVRISNNGEFIHANPASAGAQGNTNVTNGCINLSTEDAEQYYNSALYGDPVEVTGSSIQLSYADGDIWDWAVDWETWVSMSALPRSGKKPATQVPVTAPITPPNAPTASGVPAAPPHTPNARPGG, encoded by the coding sequence TGGTAGCCGCCTGCCTAGGCAGATCCAGCAAACAAGCGGAGAAACCGAAACCGCCGCCGGGGCCCACCGTGATCTTTCGCCCGGCCGATGCTGCCGTCGGGGTGGTCCCGACTGCACCCGTCAGTGTCGAGGTCCGTAACGGCTTCTTCCAGAAGGTGTCGTTGACCAACCCCAAAGGCAAGGTGGTGGCGGGGGTTTTCAACCACGACCGCACCGTCTACACGATCACTGAGCCGCTCGGCTATGACGCCGCCTACACCTGGAGCGGGTCGGTGATCGGCCACGACGGCAAGGCGCTCCCGGTTAAAGGCGGGTTCACCACCGTGACACCCACGAAGCTGATCGATGGCGGATTCCAGTTGGCCGACGGGCAGACCGTTGGGGTCGCCGCCCCGATCATCATTCAGTTCGACGCCCCGATTGCCGACAAGGCCGCTGTCGAGCGGGCATTGACCGTCACCACCGACCCGCCCGTCGAGGGCAGCTGGGCGTGGCTGCCCGATGAGGCGCAGGGATCACGGGTGCACTGGCGCACCCGCGAGTACTATCCCGCGGGCACCAAGGTCAACGTCGACGCCCGGTTCTACGGGGTGGCCTTCGGCGACGGCGCGTACGGCAAACAGGACATGACCTTGCGCTTCCAGGTCGGCCGGCGCCAGATCGTCAAGGCCGAAGTTTCCTCGCACCGCATCCAGGTGATCCGCGACGAAGGTGTCATCATGGATTTTCCCTGCAGTTACGGCGAGGCCGACAAGCCGCGCAACGTGACCCGCAACGGGATCCACGTGGTCACCGAAAAGTACGCCGACTTTTACATGTCTAACCCGGCGGCCGGTTACAGCAACGTCCATGAGCGCTGGGCGGTGAGAATTTCCAACAATGGTGAGTTCATTCACGCCAATCCGGCCAGTGCCGGCGCCCAGGGCAACACCAACGTCACCAACGGCTGCATCAACCTGTCCACCGAGGACGCCGAGCAGTACTACAACAGCGCTCTTTATGGTGACCCCGTCGAGGTGACCGGCAGTTCGATCCAGTTGTCGTACGCCGACGGCGACATCTGGGACTGGGCGGTGGACTGGGAGACCTGGGTGTCGATGTCGGCGTTGCCGCGCTCCGGCAAGAAACCGGCGACCCAGGTGCCCGTCACCGCGCCCATCACCCCGCCCAACGCGCCCACCGCGTCGGGCGTTCCGGCCGCGCCGCCGCACACGCCTAACGCCCGGCCGGGCGGGTGA